The Streptomyces seoulensis genome contains a region encoding:
- a CDS encoding PaaI family thioesterase — MGEQQQTQFPQEIIDEYAALGVDLPALFSAGHLGTRMGVQILQASPERVVGTMPVEGNTQPYGLLHGGASAVLAETLGSVGSMLHGGSSKVAVGVDLNCTHHRGVRSGLVTGVATPVHRGRSTATYEIVITDEQDRRVCTARLTCLLRDAGAGEAVARG; from the coding sequence ATGGGTGAGCAACAGCAGACGCAGTTCCCGCAGGAGATCATCGACGAGTACGCGGCGCTCGGCGTCGACCTGCCCGCGCTGTTCTCCGCCGGCCACCTGGGAACGCGGATGGGCGTGCAGATCCTCCAGGCGTCGCCGGAGCGGGTCGTCGGCACGATGCCGGTGGAGGGCAACACCCAGCCCTACGGCCTGCTGCACGGCGGCGCCTCGGCGGTGCTCGCCGAGACCCTCGGCTCGGTCGGCTCGATGCTGCACGGCGGCAGCTCCAAGGTCGCCGTCGGCGTCGACCTGAACTGCACGCACCACCGGGGCGTCCGCTCCGGCCTGGTCACCGGCGTCGCCACCCCCGTCCACCGGGGCCGCTCGACGGCGACCTACGAGATCGTCATCACCGACGAGCAGGACCGCCGCGTCTGCACGGCCCGCCTGACCTGCCTGCTGCGCGACGCGGGCGCGGGCGAGGCCGTCGCGCGGGGCTGA